GAGGGTACTCTTGTGAGTGCTGATGAATATTTGAATATGCATCTTTCCAATACCGTAGAGATTGTGAACGGTGAAAAATCTAAATCGCTGGGGTCAGTGGTACTGAGGGGTAATAATATTATTATCATCAACCCGGTACAAAATTAGGGGTTTCCATGGCAGATAAGGAAATGCTTGAAATTATAAATTCCCATAGGGAAGGAATCCTCCAGAGCGATATCAGGAAATCAATGGAGATTGAC
This genomic window from ANME-2 cluster archaeon contains:
- a CDS encoding LSM domain-containing protein, whose product is MFPTKKVQTMIGQNVQVEMKGGQHILEGTLVSADEYLNMHLSNTVEIVNGEKSKSLGSVVLRGNNIIIINPVQN